The Paraburkholderia sp. FT54 genome includes a region encoding these proteins:
- the ptsG gene encoding PTS glucose transporter subunit IIBC: MFSHAFGVLQKVGKSLMLPVAVLPVAGLLLGLGATDFHGYVPAVVLALMKNSGDVIFANLPLIFAIGVALGFTENDGVSGIAATIGYLVMTATLGVIAKVEGIEPDMIMGIPSIQTGVFGGILAGGLAAWMFNRYYRITLPSYLGFFAGKRFVPIVTAIGAIVLGGILSFIWPPIGSGIKAFSHWAAVSDPRTAATVYGFVERLLIPFGLHHIWNVPFFFEMGSYLDPTTGKTVHGDITRFFAGDPSAGILAGAFLFKMFGLPAAAIAIWHCANPEKKVAVGGMMISAALTSFLTGITEPIEFAFLFVAPVLYFIHACLAASAQFVANTLGMRMGFTFSQGGIDFLMFNLVGNKGTHAWYVFILGPIYAVIYYSVFRFIITRFNLKTPGREDDTVETAPLATSGSGGRPRELVLAFGGRSNITSLDACITRLRISVKDPSRIDEAKLKALGAAGVMRVGNGVQAIFGPLSENLKTDMQEYLKTAGSDADLAPAGTPVASDEPVAGAGATAAAVLAGSAQSSAQEIARAEKIRTALGGAGNIIKLDALAATRLRVELSDVSRIDAAALKAVGVPATQTLKNGAIDLLVGLGAENLAGAILWEPAAHPAPA; this comes from the coding sequence ATGTTTTCGCATGCGTTCGGAGTCTTGCAGAAAGTCGGCAAGTCGCTGATGCTGCCGGTCGCGGTACTGCCGGTGGCCGGCCTGTTGCTCGGTCTCGGCGCGACGGACTTCCACGGTTACGTGCCGGCGGTCGTGCTCGCGCTGATGAAGAACTCAGGCGACGTGATCTTCGCGAACCTGCCGCTGATTTTCGCTATCGGTGTCGCGCTCGGCTTCACCGAGAACGACGGCGTCTCGGGTATCGCCGCGACGATCGGCTATCTGGTGATGACGGCGACGCTCGGCGTCATCGCGAAGGTCGAGGGCATCGAGCCCGACATGATCATGGGCATCCCGTCGATCCAGACCGGCGTGTTCGGCGGCATCCTGGCCGGCGGCCTCGCGGCGTGGATGTTCAACCGCTACTACCGGATCACGTTGCCGTCCTATCTCGGTTTCTTCGCGGGCAAGCGCTTCGTGCCGATCGTAACGGCGATTGGCGCAATCGTGCTCGGCGGCATCCTGTCCTTCATATGGCCGCCGATCGGCAGCGGCATCAAGGCGTTCTCGCACTGGGCGGCGGTGTCCGACCCGCGCACCGCAGCCACTGTGTACGGTTTCGTCGAGCGTCTGCTGATTCCGTTCGGCCTGCATCACATCTGGAACGTACCGTTCTTCTTCGAAATGGGCAGCTACCTCGATCCGACGACCGGCAAGACGGTGCACGGCGACATCACCCGTTTCTTTGCGGGCGATCCGAGCGCGGGCATCCTCGCGGGCGCGTTCCTGTTCAAGATGTTCGGTCTGCCTGCGGCGGCGATTGCGATCTGGCACTGCGCGAACCCGGAGAAGAAAGTGGCCGTCGGCGGCATGATGATTTCGGCCGCGCTGACGTCGTTCCTGACCGGCATCACCGAGCCGATCGAATTCGCGTTTCTGTTCGTCGCGCCGGTCCTTTACTTCATCCATGCCTGCCTCGCGGCGTCGGCGCAGTTCGTCGCGAACACGCTGGGCATGCGCATGGGCTTCACGTTCTCGCAAGGCGGGATCGACTTCCTGATGTTTAACCTGGTCGGCAACAAGGGCACGCACGCCTGGTACGTCTTCATTCTCGGCCCAATTTACGCGGTGATCTATTACAGTGTGTTCCGCTTCATCATCACGCGCTTTAACCTGAAGACGCCCGGCCGTGAGGACGACACGGTCGAGACCGCGCCGCTCGCCACGAGTGGATCGGGCGGACGTCCGCGCGAGCTGGTGCTTGCGTTCGGCGGACGCTCGAACATCACCAGTCTCGACGCGTGCATTACGCGTCTGCGCATATCCGTGAAAGACCCCTCGCGCATCGACGAAGCAAAGCTGAAGGCACTCGGCGCAGCGGGCGTGATGCGCGTCGGCAATGGCGTGCAGGCGATCTTCGGGCCGCTGTCGGAGAACCTGAAAACCGACATGCAGGAGTATCTGAAGACAGCAGGCAGCGACGCTGACCTCGCCCCGGCTGGCACGCCCGTCGCATCGGACGAACCAGTGGCTGGCGCGGGCGCTACGGCTGCTGCGGTGCTGGCAGGTTCAGCGCAAAGCTCGGCGCAGGAAATCGCGCGTGCGGAAAAGATTCGCACGGCGCTCGGCGGGGCGGGCAACATCATCAAGCTCGACGCGCTCGCGGCCACGCGCTTGCGCGTCGAACTATCCGACGTATCGCGGATCGATGCGGCCGCGCTGAAGGCCGTCGGCGTGCCCGCGACGCAAACATTGAAGAACGGCGCAATCGATCTGCTGGTCGGACTCGGCGCGGAGAACCTCGCTGGCGCGATCCTATGGGAGCCGGCGGCGCATCCAGCCCCGGCGTGA
- the ptsP gene encoding phosphoenolpyruvate--protein phosphotransferase gives MKAPERPLRIALLAPISGVMVPLDSVPDPVFAQKMVGDGVSIDPTSDELLAPLPGKVTQLHKSSHAVTITGDNGLQVLLHIGLDTVLLRGEGFMPLVNEGDTVAAGTPLIRFDTVAVGAKASSLLTEMVIANGELVTRYVPARGLVNAGIDTALYVDLVGSVADKETAAATGAILSGEITLPNPAGLHARPAAVVAVEAKKFTSEIRLLRGSDNVNAKSVVAIMGLATTFGDKLRVEARGPDAAEAASVLARLLADGSGEKPGDAPAPGATPAPPVSTAEPIATRAAVTDADANEFTGVCASPGLAVGNVVQFRQQVIDVNEAGESPQRERAQLEAARHQARQQIEALKATLADASKAQILAAHLELLDDPDLNDMAIGSISEGKGAGFAWREAFQKQASTLEKLDNPLLRERAGDIRDVGRRVLALLAGVRQAQIDVPQDSILVAEELSPSDTTSLDRSKVLGFCTTTGGATSHVAILARSLGIPAICGIDARTLQLADGTPVVLDGSRGRLRRNPSADELAQARERIGRQAAKREAEKLAASKLAMTADGHRIEVVANIRNAQEARDAVAAGAEGVGLLRSEFLFDARDTAPSEDEQAAEYCAVAEALGRERPLVVRTLDVGGDKPLSYLPLPKEDNPFLGLRGVRVSLARPDIFRTQLRAILRAAPLGNLHVMFPMIATIEEVKAARKILLEEAGDHAASVKVGVMIEVPAAALIAEPLAREVDFFSIGTNDLTQYTLAMDRGHPQLAKQADALHPAVLRLIGMTVEGAHRHGKWVGICGGIASDAMAVPVLAGLGIDELSVSIPAIGSVKAQLARLTMAEASKLAADVLRLGTAAEVRAHLSRFAD, from the coding sequence ATGAAAGCTCCTGAGCGTCCTCTGCGTATCGCGTTGCTCGCGCCAATTTCGGGCGTTATGGTGCCGCTGGATAGCGTGCCCGATCCGGTCTTCGCGCAGAAGATGGTTGGCGACGGTGTGTCGATCGATCCAACTTCGGACGAGTTGCTGGCGCCGCTTCCCGGCAAGGTCACGCAACTGCACAAGTCCAGCCACGCGGTGACGATCACCGGCGACAACGGGCTGCAAGTCCTGCTGCACATTGGACTCGACACCGTGCTGTTGCGCGGCGAGGGCTTCATGCCGTTGGTCAACGAAGGCGACACCGTCGCGGCTGGCACACCGCTGATCCGTTTCGACACGGTCGCGGTCGGCGCGAAGGCGAGCAGCCTGCTCACGGAGATGGTGATCGCCAACGGCGAACTCGTCACCCGCTATGTGCCCGCTAGAGGCCTCGTCAACGCGGGCATCGACACGGCCCTATATGTCGACCTGGTCGGCAGCGTCGCGGACAAGGAGACGGCGGCTGCGACCGGCGCAATCCTCTCCGGCGAAATCACGCTGCCGAATCCGGCGGGCCTGCATGCGCGGCCTGCCGCCGTCGTCGCTGTGGAAGCGAAGAAGTTCACCTCCGAGATCCGCCTGCTGCGCGGCAGCGACAACGTCAACGCGAAGTCGGTCGTCGCGATCATGGGGCTCGCCACCACGTTCGGAGACAAGTTGCGCGTCGAGGCCCGCGGACCCGACGCAGCGGAAGCGGCCAGCGTGCTTGCGCGACTGCTCGCCGACGGTTCTGGCGAAAAGCCCGGCGACGCACCCGCGCCTGGGGCAACTCCAGCGCCTCCCGTTTCAACCGCCGAGCCCATCGCGACCCGCGCCGCAGTCACCGACGCCGACGCTAACGAGTTCACCGGCGTCTGCGCTTCGCCGGGACTTGCCGTCGGCAACGTGGTGCAGTTCCGCCAGCAAGTGATCGACGTGAACGAAGCGGGCGAGTCGCCGCAACGCGAACGCGCGCAGCTCGAAGCGGCGCGGCACCAGGCGCGTCAGCAGATCGAAGCGCTGAAGGCGACGCTCGCCGATGCGTCGAAGGCGCAGATTCTGGCTGCGCATCTCGAACTGCTGGACGACCCCGACCTGAACGATATGGCAATTGGTAGCATCAGCGAAGGCAAGGGCGCGGGCTTTGCGTGGCGCGAGGCTTTCCAGAAGCAGGCGAGCACGCTCGAGAAGCTCGACAACCCGCTGCTGCGCGAACGTGCAGGCGATATCCGCGACGTCGGCCGGCGGGTGCTCGCGTTGCTCGCCGGCGTCAGGCAGGCGCAGATCGACGTGCCGCAGGACTCGATTCTGGTTGCAGAAGAACTGTCGCCGTCCGACACCACGTCGCTCGATCGCAGCAAAGTGCTCGGCTTCTGCACGACGACCGGCGGCGCGACGAGTCATGTTGCGATCCTCGCGCGTTCGCTCGGCATTCCCGCGATTTGCGGTATTGACGCGCGCACGCTGCAACTCGCCGACGGCACCCCCGTCGTGCTCGACGGCTCGCGCGGCCGCTTGCGGCGCAACCCGAGCGCCGACGAACTCGCGCAGGCGCGCGAACGGATCGGGCGCCAGGCCGCCAAACGCGAAGCCGAAAAGCTCGCGGCGAGCAAGCTCGCGATGACGGCCGATGGCCACCGGATCGAGGTCGTCGCGAACATCCGCAATGCGCAGGAAGCGCGCGACGCGGTGGCGGCCGGCGCCGAAGGCGTGGGCCTGTTGCGCTCCGAGTTCCTGTTCGATGCGCGCGACACCGCGCCATCTGAAGACGAGCAGGCCGCCGAATACTGTGCGGTAGCCGAAGCGCTCGGCCGCGAGCGTCCGCTCGTGGTCCGCACGCTCGACGTCGGCGGCGACAAACCGCTGTCGTATCTGCCGCTGCCGAAGGAAGACAATCCGTTTCTCGGTTTGCGCGGCGTGCGGGTGAGCCTGGCACGTCCCGACATTTTCCGCACGCAGTTGCGGGCGATCCTGCGTGCCGCGCCGCTTGGCAATCTGCATGTGATGTTCCCGATGATCGCTACGATCGAGGAAGTGAAGGCAGCGCGCAAAATCCTGCTCGAAGAAGCTGGCGACCACGCGGCGAGCGTCAAGGTCGGCGTGATGATCGAAGTGCCTGCTGCGGCGCTGATCGCCGAGCCACTCGCGCGCGAAGTCGACTTCTTCTCGATCGGCACGAACGACCTGACGCAATACACGCTCGCGATGGACCGTGGTCATCCGCAACTCGCGAAACAGGCCGATGCGCTTCACCCTGCGGTACTGCGTTTGATCGGCATGACGGTCGAGGGCGCGCACCGGCACGGCAAATGGGTCGGCATTTGCGGCGGTATCGCGTCGGATGCGATGGCCGTGCCCGTGCTCGCGGGCCTCGGTATCGACGAGTTGTCGGTCAGCATTCCCGCTATCGGTTCGGTCAAGGCCCAGCTTGCGCGGCTGACGATGGCCGAGGCCAGCAAGCTCGCCGCCGACGTGCTGCGTTTGGGCACCGCCGCGGAAGTCCGCGCGCATCTTTCCCGTTTTGCCGACTGA
- a CDS encoding phosphoketolase family protein, with amino-acid sequence MSNDRASDASSHATLSSDELRRIDAWWRACNYLSVGMIYLRDNPLLREPLKVEHVKHRLLGHWGASPALSFVWAHLNRVIKRDDLDVIFMAGPGHGAPGVLGPAYLEGTYSEVYPDKSEDAEGMQKFFKQFSFPGHIGSHVTPETPGSIHEGGELGYSLSHAYGASLDNPDLIVACVVGDGEAETGPLATAWHSNKFINPVRDGTVLPILNLNGYKIANPTILSRISHEELAALFEGYGYTPYFVEGSDPSEMHQKMASTLDTVIGEIRTIHERARTNGNAERPRWPMIVLRSPKGWTGPKEIKGHKVEGSWRSHQVPFSDVRGNPANLELLESWLRSYKPEELFDDNGRLLSDLRELAPQGPSRMSANPHTNGGLLRRELKLPDFRDYAVEVAHAGKVLRENTQPLGQFLRDTMRCNMNTFRVFGPDETASNRLQSIYEVSKKVWMADMLPEDDDGGELARDGRVMEMLSEHTLMGWLEGYLLSGRHGFFHTYEAFAHVVDSMFNQHAKWLDVCKNHVPWRASVASENILLSSTVWRQDHNGFSHQDPGFIDLVTNKSPSVTRVYLPPDANTLLAIADHCLRSTDCINVIVADKQKHLQFTTIDEAVVHCAKGMGVWRRASNDEGEEPDVVMASCGDVATQESLAATAILRERLPELKLRFVNVVDLFRMQPRSEHPHGSTDREFDSLFTVDKPVIFNFHGYPWLIHKLAYRFRNHENLHVRGYTEKGNINTPLELAILNKVDRFNLVLDVLDRVPRLQGRTAHLREDMRNAIILNMNYAHEHGTDSPEISDWVWPY; translated from the coding sequence ATGAGCAACGATCGCGCGTCGGACGCGTCGTCCCACGCCACGCTATCCAGCGATGAACTTCGACGCATTGACGCCTGGTGGCGTGCCTGCAATTACCTCTCGGTCGGCATGATTTATCTCAGGGACAATCCGCTTTTGCGCGAACCCCTGAAAGTCGAACACGTGAAGCACCGCCTGCTCGGACACTGGGGCGCGAGCCCCGCGTTGTCGTTCGTCTGGGCACATCTGAATCGCGTGATCAAGCGCGACGATCTCGACGTGATCTTCATGGCCGGACCCGGACACGGCGCGCCGGGCGTGCTCGGCCCCGCTTATCTGGAAGGCACCTACTCGGAGGTGTACCCGGACAAGAGCGAAGACGCCGAGGGCATGCAGAAATTCTTCAAGCAGTTCTCGTTTCCGGGACATATCGGCTCGCACGTGACGCCCGAAACACCCGGGTCGATTCACGAAGGCGGTGAACTCGGCTACAGCCTCTCGCATGCTTATGGCGCCTCACTCGACAACCCCGATCTGATCGTGGCCTGCGTCGTTGGCGATGGCGAGGCCGAGACAGGTCCGCTTGCCACCGCCTGGCATTCGAACAAGTTCATCAATCCCGTGCGCGACGGCACCGTACTGCCGATCCTGAACCTGAACGGCTACAAGATCGCTAACCCGACGATCCTCTCGCGCATCAGCCATGAGGAGCTGGCGGCATTATTCGAGGGCTACGGTTATACGCCGTATTTCGTCGAGGGATCGGACCCGTCGGAGATGCATCAAAAGATGGCCAGCACGCTCGATACGGTCATCGGCGAAATCCGCACGATTCATGAAAGAGCACGCACAAACGGCAACGCCGAGCGCCCACGCTGGCCGATGATCGTCTTGCGCTCGCCGAAGGGCTGGACCGGACCCAAAGAAATCAAAGGTCATAAGGTCGAGGGCTCGTGGCGCTCGCATCAGGTGCCGTTTTCCGATGTGCGCGGCAACCCCGCAAATCTCGAACTGCTGGAAAGCTGGTTGCGCAGCTACAAGCCGGAAGAGCTTTTCGATGACAACGGCCGCTTGCTCTCCGACTTGCGCGAGCTTGCGCCGCAAGGCCCGAGCCGCATGAGCGCCAATCCGCATACCAACGGCGGCCTGTTGCGCCGCGAGTTGAAGCTGCCGGATTTTCGCGACTACGCGGTGGAAGTCGCGCATGCCGGCAAGGTGCTGCGCGAGAACACGCAGCCGCTCGGCCAGTTCCTGCGCGACACGATGCGTTGCAACATGAACACGTTCCGCGTCTTCGGTCCTGACGAGACCGCGTCCAACCGGCTGCAGTCGATCTACGAGGTCAGCAAGAAAGTGTGGATGGCCGACATGCTGCCCGAGGACGACGACGGCGGCGAACTCGCGCGCGACGGTCGCGTAATGGAGATGCTCTCGGAACACACGCTGATGGGCTGGCTCGAAGGCTATCTGCTGTCTGGGCGTCATGGTTTCTTTCACACTTACGAAGCGTTCGCGCACGTGGTGGACTCGATGTTCAACCAGCACGCGAAGTGGCTCGACGTGTGCAAGAACCATGTGCCGTGGCGCGCTTCGGTGGCCTCGGAGAACATCCTGCTTTCGTCGACGGTATGGCGCCAGGATCATAACGGCTTCTCGCACCAGGACCCCGGTTTCATCGACCTCGTGACCAACAAGAGCCCGTCGGTCACGCGTGTCTATTTACCGCCCGACGCCAACACGCTACTCGCCATCGCGGACCACTGCCTGCGCTCGACCGACTGCATCAATGTGATCGTCGCCGACAAGCAGAAGCATCTGCAATTCACGACCATCGACGAAGCGGTCGTGCATTGCGCAAAGGGCATGGGCGTATGGCGGCGCGCGAGCAACGACGAGGGTGAGGAACCGGACGTGGTGATGGCCTCGTGCGGCGACGTCGCCACGCAGGAATCGCTGGCGGCCACCGCCATACTGCGCGAGCGGCTGCCCGAGTTGAAACTGCGCTTCGTGAACGTGGTGGACCTCTTCAGGATGCAACCCAGGAGCGAGCACCCGCATGGCTCGACCGATCGCGAGTTCGACAGCCTCTTCACGGTGGACAAGCCCGTAATCTTCAATTTCCATGGCTACCCGTGGTTGATTCACAAACTCGCATATCGCTTTCGCAATCACGAGAATCTGCACGTTCGCGGCTACACCGAGAAGGGCAACATCAATACGCCGCTCGAACTCGCGATCCTCAACAAGGTGGACCGCTTCAACCTGGTGCTCGACGTGCTCGACCGCGTGCCGCGCTTGCAGGGCAGAACAGCGCATCTGCGCGAGGACATGAGGAATGCAATCATCCTCAACATGAACTACGCGCACGAGCACGGAACCGATAGCCCCGAGATTTCCGATTGGGTGTGGCCGTATTGA
- a CDS encoding ATP-binding cassette domain-containing protein: protein MISVRNVTLRRGVNVVLDRASVTFTPGEKIGLVGRNGAGKSSFFGLLNGTLHEDGGEFSIPAAWKMGQVAQDMPETEQSATDFVIEGDTVLLVAQAEVAAAEASDDGMRMAHAYMALHDAGAHDAPARAQALILGLGFSAAQLSQPVNSFSGGWRMRLQLARALMCPSDLLLLDEPTNHLDLDALVWLEAWLKRYQGTLVVISHDREFLDEVTQVTVHVDNAKLVRYGGNYSKFEDMRAEQLLLQQAAMARQADKIAHLQQFIDRFKAKASKAKQAQSRVKALERMEKIAPVLADAEFNFEFKEPLNVPNPLLSMLDASFGYAAPTGVPPGTPPTVIVRGINRSVLAGQRIGILGANGQGKSTLVKTVARELAPIAGEISEGKGLNIGYFAQQELDVLRPLDTPMEHMIRLAKDTPAHMRAPGQSGTEQSLRTFLGTFNFSGDMVHQAVSTMSGGEKARLVLCMIVWQRPNLLLLDEPTNHLDLATREALGMALNEFEGTVMLVSHDRSLLRAVCDEFWLVTKGGVEPFDGDLDDYQQFLRDEARRMREQAAGEQKVIA from the coding sequence ATGATTTCCGTCCGTAATGTCACGCTGCGCCGTGGCGTCAATGTCGTACTCGACCGCGCGTCCGTCACCTTCACCCCCGGCGAAAAGATTGGCCTTGTCGGCCGCAATGGCGCCGGCAAGTCATCCTTCTTCGGCCTTCTCAACGGTACTTTGCACGAAGACGGCGGTGAATTCTCAATTCCCGCTGCATGGAAGATGGGCCAGGTCGCGCAGGACATGCCGGAGACCGAGCAGAGTGCCACCGACTTCGTAATCGAGGGCGACACCGTACTGCTGGTCGCGCAGGCCGAAGTAGCCGCCGCTGAGGCCAGCGACGATGGCATGCGCATGGCGCACGCCTACATGGCCCTGCACGACGCCGGTGCACATGACGCCCCCGCGCGTGCCCAAGCGCTGATCCTGGGCCTCGGCTTCAGTGCTGCGCAGCTTAGCCAGCCGGTCAACAGTTTCTCCGGCGGCTGGCGCATGCGACTGCAACTGGCGCGCGCGCTCATGTGCCCATCCGACTTGCTGTTGCTCGACGAGCCGACCAATCACCTCGACCTCGACGCGCTGGTCTGGCTGGAAGCGTGGCTCAAGCGCTATCAAGGAACCTTGGTAGTGATCAGCCACGATCGCGAATTCCTCGACGAGGTGACGCAGGTGACGGTGCACGTCGACAACGCCAAGCTCGTGCGCTATGGCGGCAACTACAGCAAGTTCGAAGACATGCGCGCTGAGCAACTGTTGTTGCAGCAGGCCGCGATGGCCAGGCAGGCGGACAAGATCGCGCACCTGCAGCAATTCATTGACCGTTTCAAAGCCAAGGCCTCGAAGGCGAAGCAGGCGCAGAGCCGGGTCAAGGCGCTCGAACGCATGGAGAAGATCGCACCAGTGCTTGCGGACGCGGAGTTTAACTTTGAGTTCAAGGAGCCGCTCAACGTCCCGAACCCGCTGTTGTCGATGCTGGACGCGAGCTTCGGCTACGCGGCGCCGACCGGCGTACCGCCGGGCACGCCGCCGACGGTCATCGTGCGGGGCATCAACCGATCCGTGCTGGCCGGGCAGCGCATCGGCATTCTCGGTGCCAACGGCCAAGGCAAGTCCACTCTGGTGAAGACGGTGGCGCGCGAGCTGGCGCCGATCGCCGGCGAAATCAGCGAAGGCAAGGGCCTGAACATCGGCTACTTCGCACAACAGGAACTCGACGTGCTGCGTCCCCTCGACACGCCGATGGAACACATGATCCGCCTTGCCAAGGACACGCCGGCGCACATGCGTGCCCCCGGCCAGAGTGGCACCGAACAATCGCTTCGCACCTTCCTGGGCACCTTCAACTTCAGTGGCGACATGGTCCATCAGGCGGTCAGCACGATGAGCGGCGGCGAAAAGGCGCGGCTCGTGTTGTGCATGATCGTGTGGCAGCGCCCCAATCTGCTGCTGCTCGACGAGCCTACCAACCACCTCGACCTGGCCACACGCGAAGCGCTAGGCATGGCACTCAACGAATTCGAAGGCACAGTGATGCTGGTCAGTCACGACCGGTCCCTGCTGCGCGCGGTCTGTGACGAGTTCTGGCTCGTCACCAAGGGTGGCGTCGAGCCCTTCGACGGCGATCTGGACGATTACCAGCAGTTCCTGCGCGACGAAGCCCGTCGCATGCGCGAGCAGGCTGCCGGGGAGCAGAAGGTCATCGCCTGA
- a CDS encoding sugar ABC transporter substrate-binding protein has protein sequence MLSEIHVLRAAASAALALCASGAFAQASIVSGPSGDPACMVPWKSDTKFIKYPKKNAPYRIALVNGYIANTWRIQMIRTAKAYTAQPAVAAKLKEFKVVSTGEDVPAQISAVNNFIDAGYDAVIVNAQNPSSFGPAIRRAKNAGVVLVAFDNTLDSTDAINVNVDQYGLGALWAKWLAGHLPNGGKVLEVRGVAGTSVDTDRHNGFTKTLDDTGKKWNVVQVYGKWDDGVAQKVAADAIAVQGHFDGISAQGGDTGVVRAMIDAKHPFVPFGGETENGFRKFCAQYGSQGLKCTSAGTGPAQVAVAIKTALAALDGQTIPVAIKLPLDVTDDSMLKSGVNYFPNDSDNFFVGNSFPTCGINFSAQEIMKQNQGNQ, from the coding sequence ATGCTTTCAGAAATCCACGTGCTTCGAGCGGCGGCGAGCGCCGCATTGGCGCTCTGCGCAAGCGGGGCTTTCGCGCAGGCTTCGATCGTTTCAGGGCCGTCCGGCGATCCCGCCTGCATGGTCCCCTGGAAGAGCGACACGAAGTTCATCAAGTATCCGAAGAAGAACGCACCTTACCGGATCGCACTCGTGAACGGCTATATCGCGAACACCTGGCGTATCCAGATGATCAGGACGGCCAAGGCCTACACCGCGCAACCGGCCGTTGCCGCCAAGCTCAAGGAATTCAAGGTCGTCTCGACCGGCGAGGACGTTCCGGCGCAGATCTCGGCCGTCAACAACTTCATCGATGCCGGCTATGACGCCGTCATCGTGAACGCGCAGAATCCCTCCTCATTCGGCCCCGCGATCCGCCGCGCGAAGAACGCCGGTGTGGTGCTGGTCGCTTTCGACAACACGCTCGACAGCACAGACGCGATCAACGTCAACGTCGACCAGTATGGGCTCGGCGCGCTGTGGGCCAAATGGCTCGCGGGCCACCTGCCGAACGGAGGCAAGGTGCTCGAAGTTCGCGGGGTGGCGGGCACGTCGGTCGACACGGACCGGCACAATGGTTTCACGAAAACGCTGGACGACACCGGCAAGAAGTGGAACGTCGTCCAGGTCTACGGCAAGTGGGACGACGGGGTCGCGCAAAAGGTCGCTGCCGACGCGATTGCCGTGCAGGGTCATTTCGATGGCATATCGGCGCAAGGCGGCGACACGGGCGTCGTGCGCGCGATGATCGATGCGAAACACCCGTTCGTGCCTTTCGGCGGCGAGACGGAGAACGGCTTTCGCAAGTTCTGCGCGCAGTATGGGAGCCAGGGCCTGAAGTGCACGTCGGCGGGCACCGGGCCCGCGCAGGTGGCCGTGGCGATCAAGACGGCACTCGCTGCACTGGATGGCCAGACGATTCCCGTGGCGATCAAGCTGCCGCTCGACGTCACCGACGATTCGATGCTGAAGTCGGGCGTCAACTATTTTCCGAACGACTCCGACAACTTTTTCGTCGGCAACTCGTTTCCGACATGCGGCATCAATTTCTCTGCGCAGGAAATCATGAAGCAGAACCAGGGCAACCAGTGA